A stretch of the Desulfobacterales bacterium genome encodes the following:
- the ahcY gene encoding adenosylhomocysteinase yields the protein MKYDVKDIKYAKDGALRIEWANQNMPVLNRIRKRFEKEKPLKGVRLAACLHVTTETASLMQTLKSGGARVVLCASNPLSTQDDVAASLVKHNKIPVFAIKGENNRTYYKHINAVLDIKPQFTMDDGADLVSTLHSERTELLAHVRGGTEETTTGIIRLRSMAADGVLQYPIIAVNDAQTKHFFDNRYGTGQSTVDGIVRATNRLLAGTQFVVCGYGWCGRGVAMRARGMGANVIVTEVDPLPALEAVMDGFTVMPISKAARIGDFFCTLTGNINVIRKDHFATMKDGAIVANSGHFNVELDLAGLEKLAKSRRMIRPFTEEFTLKDGRRINVLGEGRLINLAAAEGHPSSVMDMSFANQALSIEFMIKNKKPLAKQVYPVPEKIDKQIAKEKLAAMGTRIDRLTAEQKQYLASWNIGT from the coding sequence ATGAAATATGATGTTAAGGATATCAAGTATGCCAAAGACGGTGCCCTGCGAATTGAGTGGGCCAATCAGAACATGCCGGTTTTAAACCGCATTCGAAAACGATTTGAAAAAGAAAAACCGCTCAAAGGGGTGCGCCTGGCCGCATGTTTGCACGTCACAACCGAAACGGCTTCCCTGATGCAGACGCTTAAGTCCGGTGGTGCCCGCGTGGTCTTATGTGCTTCAAATCCGCTGAGCACCCAGGATGACGTGGCTGCATCCCTGGTCAAACACAACAAGATACCGGTTTTTGCCATCAAGGGCGAAAACAACCGGACCTATTACAAACACATCAATGCAGTGCTGGACATCAAACCGCAGTTTACCATGGATGATGGTGCCGATCTGGTATCAACCCTGCATTCCGAACGCACCGAACTTTTAGCCCATGTTCGAGGGGGGACCGAAGAGACCACAACCGGTATCATCCGGCTCAGAAGTATGGCTGCTGACGGGGTTTTGCAGTATCCGATCATAGCGGTCAATGACGCGCAGACAAAGCATTTTTTTGATAACCGCTATGGTACCGGTCAAAGCACTGTGGACGGCATTGTGCGGGCCACCAACCGCCTGCTGGCCGGGACCCAATTTGTGGTCTGCGGCTATGGATGGTGCGGGCGCGGTGTTGCCATGCGGGCCCGCGGCATGGGAGCCAACGTCATTGTCACCGAAGTCGATCCGCTGCCGGCACTGGAAGCGGTCATGGACGGATTTACGGTTATGCCGATCAGCAAGGCAGCCCGCATCGGTGATTTTTTCTGTACCCTGACCGGCAATATCAATGTGATCCGCAAGGATCATTTTGCCACTATGAAAGATGGTGCCATCGTCGCCAATTCCGGTCACTTTAACGTCGAGCTGGACCTGGCCGGTCTGGAGAAGCTGGCCAAATCCCGGCGCATGATCAGACCCTTTACCGAAGAATTTACCCTCAAAGATGGGCGTCGGATCAATGTGCTGGGTGAGGGCCGTCTGATTAACCTGGCGGCTGCCGAAGGCCATCCGTCGAGTGTCATGGACATGAGTTTTGCCAACCAGGCGCTGAGCATCGAGTTTATGATCAAGAATAAAAAGCCCCTGGCCAAACAGGTGTATCCGGTGCCGGAAAAAATAGACAAGCAAATCGCCAAGGAAAAACTGGCAGCCATGGGGACCCGAATCGATCGGTTGACCGCCGAGCAGAAGCAGTATCTGGCATCATGGAACATCGGAACGTAG
- the metK gene encoding methionine adenosyltransferase: protein MEKYLFTSESVTEGHPDKVADAISDSVLDAIMAQDKNCRVACETLVTTGLAFISGEITTDCYVDMPQIVRDTIRDIGYCSSQMGFDCQTCSVITSIDRQSPDIAQGVNTGEGLHKEQGAGDQGLMFGFASDETPELMPMPISYAHKLCNRLATVRKNGALDFLRPDGKSQVTIEYENGTPKRVDTVVVSAQHKPDVSYDDLKDAIIEEVIKKVIPQEMTDGDTRYFINPTGRFVIGGPMGDCGLTGRKIIVDTYGGQGSHGGGCFSGKDPSKVDRSASYMGRHIAKNIVAAGLAKKCEIQVAYAIGVAQPVSVMVDLMGTGVIPKSRVEEIVSEVFDLRPAAIIEHLDLLRPIYRKTAAYGHFGRSEPEFSWEKTDMAEILKEKAGL from the coding sequence ATGGAAAAATATTTATTTACCTCCGAATCCGTGACGGAAGGCCATCCAGATAAAGTCGCCGATGCCATATCAGATTCTGTTCTGGATGCAATTATGGCTCAAGATAAAAACTGCCGGGTCGCCTGCGAAACCCTTGTGACCACAGGGCTGGCTTTTATTTCCGGTGAAATTACCACCGACTGTTATGTCGATATGCCGCAGATCGTAAGGGATACCATTCGTGATATCGGGTATTGCTCATCCCAGATGGGGTTTGACTGCCAGACCTGCTCGGTGATTACCAGCATCGACCGCCAATCGCCGGACATTGCTCAGGGCGTCAACACCGGCGAGGGTTTACATAAAGAACAGGGCGCCGGAGATCAGGGCTTGATGTTCGGATTTGCCAGCGATGAAACACCGGAACTGATGCCGATGCCGATTTCATACGCACATAAATTGTGCAATCGTCTGGCCACAGTCCGCAAAAACGGTGCCCTGGATTTTTTAAGACCCGACGGTAAATCCCAGGTCACTATTGAATATGAAAACGGGACGCCCAAACGGGTGGATACGGTGGTGGTGTCTGCGCAGCATAAACCGGATGTGTCCTATGACGATTTAAAAGATGCCATTATCGAGGAAGTCATCAAAAAAGTTATCCCGCAGGAAATGACCGACGGGGATACCCGCTATTTCATTAATCCGACCGGGCGATTTGTGATCGGCGGTCCGATGGGAGACTGCGGTTTGACGGGTCGCAAAATCATCGTGGATACCTATGGCGGCCAGGGCAGCCATGGCGGCGGCTGCTTTTCAGGCAAAGACCCATCCAAGGTGGATCGCAGCGCCTCCTATATGGGGCGCCATATTGCCAAAAATATTGTTGCGGCAGGTTTGGCGAAAAAATGTGAAATTCAGGTGGCCTATGCCATCGGTGTGGCCCAACCCGTATCCGTAATGGTTGATCTGATGGGTACCGGCGTGATTCCCAAATCGAGGGTGGAGGAAATCGTCTCTGAGGTGTTTGATTTGAGACCGGCAGCTATTATCGAGCATCTGGATTTATTACGACCTATTTACCGCAAGACAGCAGCCTATGGCCACTTTGGCCGCAGCGAGCCTGAGTTTTCATGGGAAAAAACCGATATGGCCGAGATCTTAAAAGAAAAGGCGGGTCTGTAG
- the fdnG gene encoding formate dehydrogenase-N subunit alpha, with amino-acid sequence MKINRREFIQISGAAAAGLALSSCAGKGGMMAPAKAEARALQIQDAKETTTICPYCAVGCGAIVHTATTGKKRAINVEGDPGHVINRGTLCSKGAALRQLAENDQRITQPMYRAPYSKEWKKVDWDWALTKIAQKVKATRDATFEARNAKGQVVNRTMGIASVGSAALDNEECWTYQALMRAIGLVYIEHQARIUHSATVAALAESFGRGAMTNHWIDIKNSDCIMIMGSNAAENHPISFKYVNEAQKNGAQLISVDPRFTRTSARADMYAPMRAGTDIAILGGMIKYILENKLYNKEYVAAYTNAPFIVGKDYSFDDGMFAGYNKQTRTYDKKKWAFEMDANGVPKKDRTLQHPRCVFQILKRHFDRYNIALVSKISGTPQADLKKIYETYGATGARGRAGTIMYAMGWTQHTVGTQNIRTMAIIQLLLGNMGVAGGGVNALRGESNVQGSTDHCLLWHIWPGYLKTPRASNFSLAAYNQKWTPKSQDPLSANWWQNYPKYSISLLKSFFGDNAVPKNDYGYDWLPKVDDGKHYSWLDLFDEMYKGTFKGFFAWGQNPACSGAHAGKTRAALKNLDWMVNVNIFDNETGSFWRGPGEDPTKIKTEVFFLPAAVSIEKEGSVTNSGRWSQWRYEGPAPLGRSRPDGQIIMDLGNKIKAQYKDGGTFPEPIHNLKWDYLSKGKYDPHAVAKEINGYFLKDVTVKGKAFKKGSLVPSFAFLQADGSTSSGNWLYCNSYTEKGNMAARRSTKDASNNIGLYPEFSWCWPVNRRIIYNRASVDLKGQPWDKSHWVIKWDGAKWSGGDVPDGGWPPLGSFENPNPKARHAFIMRKHGHGQIFGPGRADGPLPEHYEPMECPVEKNFMSSTYTNPTAAVYGTEADVYKTCDPRFPFVGTTYRVVEHWQTGVMTRNQPWLLEMQPQVFVEISEELAALKGIKNGERVLATSARGQLECTAIVTKRFKPLKVAGQLGAEVHQVGFPWCFGWQKPDSGKEESANLLTPSTGDPNTRIPETKAFMVNIQKV; translated from the coding sequence ATGAAGATAAACCGACGGGAGTTCATCCAGATCTCAGGAGCGGCAGCCGCCGGTCTGGCCTTAAGCAGTTGCGCCGGCAAGGGGGGGATGATGGCGCCCGCCAAGGCCGAAGCCAGAGCGCTCCAGATCCAGGATGCCAAGGAGACCACCACCATCTGTCCCTACTGCGCGGTGGGCTGCGGTGCCATTGTGCATACCGCTACAACCGGTAAAAAGCGCGCCATCAATGTTGAAGGTGACCCGGGCCATGTGATCAATCGCGGAACGCTGTGCTCCAAGGGAGCGGCCCTGCGGCAGCTTGCTGAAAACGACCAGCGGATCACCCAGCCGATGTACCGGGCCCCCTATTCCAAAGAATGGAAAAAAGTTGACTGGGATTGGGCGCTGACAAAGATTGCCCAGAAGGTAAAAGCCACGCGTGATGCCACCTTTGAGGCCCGCAATGCCAAAGGCCAGGTCGTCAATCGAACCATGGGCATTGCCTCGGTAGGTTCAGCCGCTCTGGATAATGAAGAGTGCTGGACATATCAGGCGTTGATGCGCGCGATTGGGTTGGTCTATATCGAACATCAGGCCCGTATCTGACATAGCGCCACTGTTGCGGCTCTGGCAGAGTCGTTCGGACGCGGCGCGATGACCAATCACTGGATTGATATTAAAAACAGTGATTGCATTATGATCATGGGCAGCAATGCTGCCGAGAACCATCCCATATCCTTTAAATATGTCAACGAGGCCCAGAAAAACGGCGCTCAACTTATCAGCGTCGATCCACGTTTTACCCGCACCTCGGCACGGGCGGATATGTATGCACCCATGCGTGCGGGAACCGATATTGCCATCCTCGGCGGCATGATCAAGTACATTCTCGAAAACAAACTTTATAATAAGGAGTATGTCGCAGCTTACACCAATGCGCCGTTTATCGTCGGCAAAGACTACTCTTTTGATGACGGCATGTTTGCCGGTTACAACAAGCAGACCCGAACGTATGACAAGAAAAAGTGGGCTTTTGAGATGGATGCCAACGGGGTTCCCAAAAAGGATCGCACCTTACAGCATCCGCGCTGTGTGTTTCAGATTTTAAAAAGGCATTTCGATCGCTATAATATCGCACTGGTTTCTAAAATCAGCGGCACGCCCCAGGCCGATCTGAAGAAAATTTATGAAACCTACGGCGCCACCGGCGCCAGGGGCAGAGCCGGAACCATCATGTACGCCATGGGCTGGACCCAGCACACAGTGGGCACCCAGAATATCCGCACCATGGCCATCATACAGCTGCTGCTGGGCAACATGGGTGTCGCCGGCGGCGGGGTCAATGCTTTGCGCGGTGAGTCCAATGTTCAGGGCTCCACCGACCATTGCCTGCTGTGGCACATCTGGCCTGGCTATCTGAAAACCCCGCGGGCATCCAACTTTTCTCTGGCGGCCTATAACCAAAAATGGACGCCCAAGAGCCAGGACCCGCTGTCGGCCAACTGGTGGCAAAATTATCCCAAGTATTCCATCAGTCTGCTCAAATCGTTTTTCGGCGACAACGCTGTCCCAAAGAATGATTATGGCTATGACTGGCTGCCAAAAGTCGATGACGGCAAGCATTATTCATGGTTGGATTTGTTCGATGAAATGTACAAAGGCACTTTTAAGGGCTTTTTCGCCTGGGGCCAGAACCCGGCCTGCAGCGGTGCCCATGCCGGTAAAACCCGCGCAGCTTTGAAAAACCTGGACTGGATGGTCAATGTCAACATTTTTGACAACGAGACCGGTTCTTTCTGGCGCGGCCCGGGTGAGGATCCCACCAAAATCAAAACCGAGGTGTTTTTCCTGCCTGCGGCGGTCTCAATTGAAAAAGAGGGCAGCGTTACCAACAGCGGGCGCTGGAGTCAATGGCGCTATGAAGGCCCCGCGCCCCTCGGTCGCAGCCGACCCGACGGCCAAATCATCATGGATCTGGGCAATAAAATCAAAGCCCAGTACAAAGATGGCGGCACCTTTCCTGAGCCGATCCACAATTTGAAATGGGATTACCTGTCCAAAGGAAAATACGACCCCCATGCGGTGGCCAAGGAAATCAACGGCTATTTTCTAAAAGATGTGACGGTCAAGGGCAAAGCCTTTAAGAAGGGATCGCTGGTCCCCAGCTTTGCCTTTTTGCAGGCTGACGGTTCGACCTCATCGGGCAACTGGCTGTATTGCAACAGCTACACCGAAAAGGGCAACATGGCCGCGCGCCGCAGTACCAAAGATGCCTCCAACAATATTGGGCTGTATCCGGAGTTTTCCTGGTGCTGGCCGGTCAACCGGCGCATCATATACAACCGCGCCTCGGTGGATCTGAAAGGACAACCCTGGGACAAATCACACTGGGTCATTAAATGGGACGGCGCCAAATGGTCCGGCGGAGATGTCCCGGATGGCGGCTGGCCGCCATTGGGCAGCTTTGAAAACCCCAATCCCAAAGCCCGGCATGCCTTTATCATGCGCAAACACGGCCACGGCCAGATATTCGGACCCGGCCGCGCTGACGGCCCACTGCCGGAACACTACGAACCGATGGAGTGCCCGGTGGAGAAAAACTTTATGAGCTCCACTTATACCAACCCCACGGCAGCAGTTTATGGGACTGAAGCGGATGTGTATAAAACCTGTGACCCAAGGTTTCCGTTTGTGGGCACCACCTACCGGGTGGTGGAACACTGGCAAACCGGTGTCATGACCCGCAATCAGCCCTGGTTGCTGGAGATGCAGCCCCAGGTCTTTGTGGAAATTAGCGAAGAACTGGCTGCCCTCAAGGGCATTAAAAACGGCGAGCGGGTTCTGGCCACCTCGGCCCGGGGGCAATTGGAGTGCACAGCCATTGTTACCAAGCGGTTCAAACCGCTGAAGGTAGCCGGTCAACTGGGTGCTGAAGTCCATCAGGTGGGCTTCCCGTGGTGTTTCGGATGGCAAAAGCCGGACAGCGGCAAGGAAGAAAGCGCCAATCTGCTGACGCCTTCCACCGGTGATCCCAATACCCGCATACCCGAAACCAAGGCCTTTATGGTCAACATACAGAAGGTATAG
- a CDS encoding formate dehydrogenase, translating into MSKSFFIDTTLCTACRGCQVACKQWHDLPAEETENRGTYQNPADLSFDTYKLVRMNEAVIGGQLRWLFFPDQCRHCLEAPCLETAGDPAAIYYDEPSGAVIYTAATKNLDAAEIIESCPYNIPRQAPDGTLAKCDMCFDRVAAGMLPACVKTCPTGTMNFGERAEMLDLAKSRLAVLKRTHREAMLLDPDDIRAIFMVAYDPNLYHENAVASHSGAGISRQVALRRMLRPLKNLMPHIV; encoded by the coding sequence ATGAGTAAGTCATTTTTTATCGATACCACACTATGTACGGCCTGCAGGGGCTGTCAGGTGGCCTGCAAGCAGTGGCACGATCTGCCTGCAGAAGAAACTGAAAATCGCGGGACTTACCAGAATCCGGCCGATCTCTCCTTTGACACTTACAAACTGGTAAGAATGAATGAGGCGGTCATCGGCGGGCAGCTGAGGTGGCTGTTTTTCCCGGACCAATGCCGCCACTGCCTTGAGGCACCCTGCCTGGAGACTGCCGGAGATCCGGCTGCCATCTATTATGATGAGCCATCCGGGGCGGTGATTTATACGGCAGCAACCAAAAACCTGGATGCAGCTGAAATCATCGAGTCCTGCCCCTATAACATCCCGCGCCAGGCCCCCGATGGCACTCTGGCCAAATGCGATATGTGTTTTGATCGGGTGGCCGCCGGAATGCTGCCGGCCTGCGTCAAGACTTGCCCGACGGGTACCATGAACTTTGGGGAACGCGCCGAGATGCTGGATCTGGCCAAAAGCCGGCTAGCGGTGCTCAAAAGAACCCACCGGGAGGCCATGCTGCTGGATCCGGACGACATTCGCGCCATTTTTATGGTCGCCTATGATCCAAACCTATATCATGAGAATGCGGTGGCGTCTCATTCGGGCGCCGGCATTTCACGACAGGTAGCGTTGAGGCGCATGTTGCGGCCATTGAAAAATTTGATGCCGCACATCGTTTAA
- a CDS encoding formate dehydrogenase accessory protein FdhE yields the protein MTVDLAITSQQVQQAVAALKKLRPTYSDLLNFYEKIFVAQEDSKSQINIDPLEISEETLALKKKEKFSLIGISEFVVDQDSATALLRQLCQIAETTNNEMAAAAHAIVDAIDDGKLDPHPVFAALLNAEDAYFKQIEKDMGVEKKVLAFMAYNSIKPSVVQCAQQLASYLDSDDPWDKGFCPVCGSSPGLSLFDDEGQRALFCGFCWHQWAAQRIYCPFCENRDNKSLHYYFSEKDKNYRIDVCDNCKTYLKAIDQRQTSRIIYPPLEFVASLHLDIKAQEMGFKSGIQLKLQ from the coding sequence ATGACAGTTGATTTGGCCATCACCTCCCAACAAGTACAGCAGGCAGTTGCCGCCCTCAAAAAACTGCGACCGACCTATTCAGATCTTTTGAATTTTTACGAAAAAATTTTTGTGGCCCAGGAGGATTCCAAAAGTCAAATCAATATAGATCCTCTCGAGATCAGCGAGGAAACCCTGGCCCTTAAAAAAAAGGAAAAATTTTCGCTGATTGGGATATCAGAGTTTGTCGTCGACCAGGATTCTGCAACTGCCTTATTAAGACAGCTCTGCCAGATTGCTGAAACGACCAACAACGAGATGGCAGCTGCCGCCCATGCCATCGTAGATGCCATAGATGACGGCAAATTGGATCCGCACCCCGTGTTCGCGGCCCTGCTCAATGCGGAAGATGCTTATTTTAAACAGATCGAAAAGGACATGGGCGTTGAAAAAAAAGTCCTGGCCTTTATGGCTTACAACAGCATCAAACCCTCTGTTGTTCAATGTGCCCAGCAGCTGGCATCTTATCTGGACTCAGACGACCCGTGGGATAAAGGATTTTGTCCTGTATGCGGCAGCTCCCCGGGGTTATCGCTGTTTGATGATGAAGGCCAACGCGCTCTATTTTGTGGCTTTTGCTGGCATCAATGGGCGGCACAGAGAATCTATTGCCCATTTTGTGAGAATAGAGACAACAAATCGTTGCATTATTATTTTAGTGAAAAAGATAAAAATTATCGCATCGATGTTTGCGACAACTGCAAAACATACCTGAAGGCCATTGACCAGCGACAAACAAGTCGCATAATTTATCCACCTTTGGAATTTGTAGCCAGCTTACATCTGGATATCAAGGCCCAGGAGATGGGATTTAAAAGCGGCATTCAGCTAAAGCTTCAGTAG
- a CDS encoding cytochrome c biogenesis protein CcdA — translation MLTFSIGLLLMTVVPLTAGATDQKDGGNLLQDSGAPVADVVQLQTAWSVDQARPGDTVSLAIIFDIKDGFHINADASQIQPFEDFKPYPTKVQVLTATNGVTIASARFPQAKPFKVDYASGDLMSFDSRTVVTLSINLAEQIAMGTINLDIQVEYQACSDRYCLFPEKKRLNPTLSVVDSGTPVTRVNSELFSDLAIDTGASEAGGVSFSLFGWKFSVNPRSGFGLIMLLIVAAFGGMLLNLTPCVLPLIPIKIISLSHAAEDRRRCFLLGVIMSLGVLAFWAGLGILIALVSDFTATNQLFQYPLFTIIVGAVIAIMAVGMFGYFSVRLPQSIYMINPQHDSLKGSFALGILAAILSTPCTAPFMGAAAAWAATQAPLITLSTFTAIGAGMALPYLVLSAVPNLVNRMPKTGPASELIKQVMGLFMLAAAAYFIGVGISALLSSPPNPPSKMFWWPVMVLIAAGGAWLAIRTLQLASQKAIKIIFVGLGLILIALPLWGAVRLADKGPIDWIHYTPERFEEALKNKKVVVMDFTAEWCLNCKALEESVLHNRQVINALSKESVIPMKVDITGNNPAGKIKLKVVGSLTVPLLVVFAPDGQTVFKSDFYTVNQVVAAIRQARGGKEPVR, via the coding sequence ATGTTGACATTCAGTATAGGGCTGCTCCTGATGACCGTGGTGCCGCTGACTGCGGGTGCCACAGACCAGAAAGATGGCGGCAATTTGCTGCAGGATTCAGGTGCACCGGTCGCAGATGTGGTTCAGCTGCAAACCGCCTGGTCAGTGGACCAGGCGCGTCCTGGTGATACGGTGTCGCTGGCGATTATATTTGATATTAAAGATGGATTTCACATAAATGCTGACGCCAGTCAAATCCAGCCCTTTGAGGATTTCAAACCCTATCCCACCAAAGTTCAGGTTTTGACAGCAACCAACGGTGTGACCATTGCAAGCGCCCGATTCCCACAGGCCAAACCTTTCAAAGTGGACTACGCCAGCGGCGACCTGATGTCGTTTGACAGCCGCACGGTGGTGACCCTTTCGATCAATTTAGCTGAGCAGATCGCAATGGGAACAATCAATTTGGATATCCAGGTCGAATATCAAGCCTGTTCTGACCGCTATTGCCTATTTCCGGAAAAAAAGCGCTTGAACCCAACCCTGTCCGTGGTTGATTCTGGAACGCCTGTCACCCGTGTCAATAGCGAGCTTTTTTCCGATCTGGCGATCGACACTGGTGCTTCGGAGGCGGGTGGGGTCAGTTTTAGCTTGTTTGGTTGGAAATTTTCAGTCAACCCTAGGTCGGGGTTCGGGCTGATAATGCTGCTGATTGTAGCCGCTTTCGGCGGTATGCTGCTGAATTTGACGCCCTGTGTCCTGCCGTTGATCCCGATTAAAATTATCAGTCTGTCTCATGCTGCCGAGGACCGTCGCAGGTGTTTTTTGCTAGGAGTTATCATGTCGCTAGGCGTGTTGGCGTTTTGGGCCGGCCTGGGTATCCTGATCGCACTGGTCAGTGACTTTACCGCCACCAATCAATTGTTCCAATATCCGCTGTTTACCATCATTGTAGGTGCCGTCATCGCAATCATGGCAGTGGGGATGTTCGGCTATTTTTCAGTGCGCCTGCCGCAATCAATCTACATGATCAATCCCCAGCATGACAGCCTGAAGGGATCCTTCGCACTAGGCATCCTGGCCGCGATCTTATCGACACCCTGCACGGCGCCTTTTATGGGCGCAGCCGCGGCCTGGGCCGCTACGCAGGCACCGTTGATAACACTATCCACCTTTACAGCCATCGGTGCCGGGATGGCCCTGCCGTATTTGGTGCTCTCAGCGGTTCCCAATCTGGTCAATCGCATGCCCAAAACCGGGCCGGCCAGTGAGCTCATCAAGCAAGTTATGGGACTGTTTATGCTGGCTGCAGCCGCCTATTTTATCGGTGTCGGGATCAGCGCCCTGCTGAGTTCACCCCCCAATCCGCCGAGCAAAATGTTCTGGTGGCCGGTAATGGTTCTGATAGCGGCCGGAGGCGCCTGGCTGGCCATAAGGACGCTGCAACTGGCTTCTCAAAAAGCAATTAAAATAATTTTTGTCGGCCTGGGCCTCATTTTGATTGCCTTGCCGCTCTGGGGTGCGGTGCGACTCGCGGACAAGGGGCCCATTGATTGGATCCATTATACTCCCGAACGTTTTGAAGAAGCCCTCAAAAACAAAAAGGTGGTGGTGATGGATTTTACGGCCGAATGGTGCTTGAACTGCAAGGCCCTTGAGGAGAGCGTTCTTCACAATCGCCAGGTAATCAATGCCCTGTCAAAGGAAAGTGTCATCCCGATGAAAGTCGACATTACCGGCAACAACCCGGCCGGCAAAATCAAACTCAAAGTCGTTGGCAGCCTAACTGTCCCCTTGTTGGTGGTTTTCGCACCCGATGGCCAAACAGTATTTAAAAGCGATTTTTATACGGTTAATCAGGTAGTGGCGGCAATACGGCAGGCTCGTGGCGGTAAGGAACCGGTCAGGTGA
- a CDS encoding TlpA disulfide reductase family protein: protein MKPIERRHILKAILFLVLLISIQTNASAAVTVEKISEAALDELIYSGQKKKVITFMAAWCGPCIDELPTLNKLHQKYKARGLTLIGVSIDLEGPQAMQPIIDKLKVDFPVYWYGENAIQKYSVFAIPMLFWVQDGKIVEKLGGRRSEKELDKRIRQFLKR from the coding sequence ATGAAACCAATTGAACGTAGGCACATTCTTAAGGCAATCCTGTTTTTGGTATTGTTAATATCGATCCAAACCAATGCGAGCGCAGCTGTTACGGTTGAAAAAATTTCCGAAGCCGCCCTGGATGAATTGATCTATTCTGGCCAGAAAAAAAAGGTGATTACCTTTATGGCGGCCTGGTGCGGACCCTGTATCGACGAGTTGCCGACCTTAAACAAACTACACCAAAAGTATAAGGCGCGGGGATTAACACTCATTGGTGTCAGTATTGATTTAGAGGGGCCGCAAGCAATGCAGCCGATCATAGACAAGCTGAAGGTGGATTTCCCGGTTTACTGGTATGGAGAAAACGCTATTCAAAAATATTCCGTATTTGCCATCCCCATGCTATTTTGGGTGCAGGATGGAAAGATCGTCGAAAAACTAGGGGGAAGACGGTCTGAAAAGGAGCTAGACAAGAGGATCCGGCAATTTCTAAAGCGATAA
- a CDS encoding peroxiredoxin, with the protein MRLIISILTCMIVCLSMATAYSASEAFKENIYNPGELKPIDSKLKVKVGDIAPDFTLPAVSGDDVTLSQYRGKKHVVMSFVPAAWTPVCSDQWPGYNIVRQMFDENDAVLLGITVDNIPTLYAWTKQMGDLWFPVLSDFWPHGAVAEKYGVLRSNGVSERALIFIDKKGVIRDIQVSDINVRPDLAQCAATLEKMDKLW; encoded by the coding sequence ATGCGTCTAATAATATCGATTCTCACATGCATGATCGTGTGCCTCAGCATGGCAACCGCATACAGTGCCTCAGAGGCATTTAAAGAAAATATCTATAATCCGGGCGAATTAAAGCCCATTGACAGTAAATTAAAAGTTAAAGTTGGCGATATTGCGCCGGATTTTACGTTGCCGGCAGTATCAGGCGACGACGTTACCTTGAGCCAATATCGCGGCAAAAAACATGTGGTCATGTCCTTTGTGCCGGCAGCTTGGACACCGGTGTGCTCTGATCAGTGGCCGGGATACAACATTGTGCGGCAAATGTTTGATGAAAATGATGCTGTTTTGCTGGGTATTACGGTGGACAATATCCCCACCCTTTATGCCTGGACAAAGCAGATGGGTGACCTGTGGTTTCCGGTTCTCTCTGACTTTTGGCCCCATGGCGCAGTAGCCGAAAAATATGGTGTGTTGCGGTCCAATGGTGTCTCAGAGCGGGCATTGATATTTATCGATAAAAAAGGGGTCATTCGTGATATCCAGGTTTCAGATATCAATGTCAGACCCGATCTGGCACAGTGTGCGGCGACTTTGGAAAAAATGGATAAACTTTGGTAA
- a CDS encoding cytidylate kinase-like family protein has protein sequence MAVITISKEFGCDAGKIAAVAAQKLGYDHIGKKLTAEIAKDLNLSEAEVETFKQTSQSRIIRLMDRYTCTLVQKVVDREHGCLDDANYFESTKNLVENLYDAGNVIILGWGGQCILRGKPNTLHVRLTKDMDLKIESIMQEYDLNRLAAKKLIEREEKDSSAYVKHYFNEDWNDARLYDLIIDMGKQSVEQAVEIICNNVNN, from the coding sequence ATGGCGGTCATCACCATCAGCAAGGAATTTGGGTGCGATGCGGGAAAAATCGCCGCGGTTGCCGCCCAAAAATTAGGATATGACCATATCGGCAAAAAGCTGACCGCCGAAATTGCCAAAGACCTGAACCTGTCGGAAGCCGAGGTTGAAACCTTCAAACAGACTTCGCAATCCCGAATCATTCGGCTGATGGATCGCTATACCTGCACGCTGGTTCAAAAAGTGGTTGATCGCGAACACGGTTGTCTGGATGATGCCAACTATTTTGAAAGCACCAAGAATCTGGTTGAGAACTTATACGATGCCGGCAACGTCATAATTCTTGGATGGGGCGGGCAATGCATTTTGCGCGGCAAGCCCAACACCTTGCATGTTCGCCTGACCAAAGATATGGACTTGAAAATTGAGAGTATCATGCAGGAATATGACCTCAATCGTCTGGCTGCCAAAAAATTAATTGAAAGGGAAGAAAAAGATTCCAGTGCCTACGTCAAACACTATTTCAATGAGGACTGGAATGATGCGCGTCTGTACGATCTGATCATCGATATGGGCAAGCAATCGGTGGAACAGGCAGTTGAAATTATCTGTAATAACGTTAACAACTGA